Proteins from a single region of archaeon BMS3Bbin15:
- a CDS encoding putative hydrogenase 2 b cytochrome subunit, translating into MKLLKFALTTIRIAFTGGPKYYAWLLSLILVMVFGALTYLQQLKLGLIVTDMRAQVSWGSYIANFTFFVGVAAAAVMIVAPAYLYNKKDFREITIFGELLAFSAVVMSLAFVLIDLGRIDRMLHILPFTGTPNWPQSLLTWDIIVLNGYLFLNMLIPGYMLYKKFYHEHLNRWIYFFVFLSIPWAVSIHTVTAFLYGGLIARPFWNVALMAPRFLAGAFASGPALVILVIMALRRYTCLGKKGCKIVVHDSILFKLAQIILVSLLVNLFFIGSEVYTALYGAKPADASTLRYLFFGLMHNGILYAKLTPYFWTSIIFMVIGAFLLMIPKTRYNLTTLAISCFLIFVGVWIEKGMDLVIAGMIPTPLGEIWQYYPTMPEIMITLMVWALGFFVYTLVLKVALAIEGEEIMAK; encoded by the coding sequence ATGAAGCTTTTGAAGTTTGCATTGACAACAATAAGAATTGCCTTTACAGGAGGCCCGAAGTACTATGCATGGCTATTAAGTCTTATTTTGGTAATGGTCTTTGGCGCCCTGACATATCTGCAGCAGTTGAAATTGGGCCTGATTGTAACAGACATGAGGGCTCAGGTATCCTGGGGCAGTTATATAGCTAATTTCACCTTTTTTGTAGGTGTGGCAGCAGCGGCAGTTATGATTGTTGCTCCGGCATATCTATATAATAAGAAGGACTTCAGAGAGATAACAATTTTTGGTGAACTCCTTGCTTTCAGTGCTGTTGTGATGAGCCTTGCCTTTGTTCTTATAGACCTTGGTAGAATTGACAGGATGCTTCATATCCTGCCCTTCACAGGTACACCGAACTGGCCTCAGTCACTGCTCACATGGGATATTATAGTGCTTAATGGCTACCTTTTCCTTAACATGCTTATCCCCGGGTATATGCTTTATAAAAAATTCTACCATGAACACCTGAATAGGTGGATATACTTCTTTGTATTTCTATCCATACCATGGGCTGTGAGTATACATACAGTTACAGCCTTTTTGTATGGGGGCTTAATTGCAAGACCTTTCTGGAACGTTGCACTCATGGCTCCACGATTCCTTGCTGGTGCATTTGCTTCAGGCCCTGCTCTGGTAATACTTGTAATCATGGCATTGAGGCGTTATACCTGCCTGGGAAAGAAAGGCTGTAAGATTGTGGTGCATGACAGTATTCTCTTCAAGCTTGCACAGATAATACTTGTTTCCCTGCTGGTGAACCTATTTTTCATAGGCTCAGAAGTTTATACTGCATTATATGGAGCAAAACCTGCTGATGCTTCTACCCTAAGGTATCTCTTTTTTGGCTTAATGCATAATGGTATACTTTATGCAAAGCTCACACCATACTTCTGGACTTCTATAATTTTTATGGTGATAGGGGCATTTCTACTTATGATACCAAAGACGAGATACAATTTAACAACACTTGCTATATCCTGTTTCCTAATCTTTGTAGGGGTATGGATTGAGAAAGGTATGGACCTTGTAATTGCAGGTATGATACCGACTCCACTGGGTGAAATATGGCAGTATTACCCCACTATGCCAGAGATAATGATAACACTGATGGTATGGGCACTGGGCTTCTTTGTCTATACTCTGGTTTTGAAAGTCGCTCTGGCAATAGAAGGAGAAGAAATTATGGCTAAATAA